A portion of the Trachemys scripta elegans isolate TJP31775 chromosome 9, CAS_Tse_1.0, whole genome shotgun sequence genome contains these proteins:
- the ZNF711 gene encoding zinc finger protein 711 isoform X4: MQREKMVYMAVKDSSQEDEDISCAEIADEVYMEVIVGEEEATSLPDTQLEDTGVNKTFVPVAWAAAYGDERRLPRRYEDCQAAGNNLDTRLENKNGNAAQYLQICDSINTNRALKQKAKKRRRGETRQWQTAVIIGPDGQPLTVYPCHICGKKFKSRGFLKRHMKNHPDHMIKKKYQCTDCDFTTNKKVSFHNHLESHKLINKVDKTHEFTEYTRRYREASPLSSNKLILRDKEPKLHKCKYCDYETAEQGLLNRHLLAVHSKNFPHVCVECGKGFRHPSELKKHMRTHTGEKPYQCQHCVFRCADQSNLKTHIKTKHGTDLPFKCEHCPQAFTDEKELLQHTELFQGHKTHQCPHCDHKSTNSSDLKRHIISVHTKDFPHKCEVCEKGFHRPSELKKHSETHKGKKIHQCRHCDFKTSDPFVLSGHILSVHTKDLPFKCKRCKRGFRQQNELKKHMKTHSGRKVYQCQYCEYSTTDASGFKRHVISIHTKDYPHRCEYCKKGFRRPSEKNQHIMRHHKEAIM, from the exons ATGCAGCGAGAGAAGATGGTTTACATGGCTGTTAAGGACTCTTCTCAGGAAGATGAAGATATTA GTTGTGCTGAAATAGCAGATGAAGTTTATATGGAAGTCATTGTAGGTGAAGAGGAAGCAACATCACTTCCTGACACACAACTTGAAGACACCGGTGTGAATAAAACTTTTGTTCCTGTTGCTTGGGCTGCTGCTTATG GAGATGAAAGAAGACTGCCCAGAAGGTATGAAGACTGTCAAGCAGCAG GAAATAACTTGGATACACgattagaaaacaaaaatggtAATGCAGCACAGTACCTGCAAATCTGTGATAGCATTAACACAAATAGAGCGCTTAAACAAAAAGccaagaagaggaggaggggagaaaccaGGCAGTGGCAAACAG CTGTTATAATAGGTCCTGATGGACAGCCCTTAACTGTCTACCCTTGTCACATATGTGGGAAAAAATTTAAATCCAGAGGATTCCTGAAAAGGCATATGAAGAACCACCCAGATCATATGATTAAGAAGAAATACCAGTGTACGGACTGTGACTTTACAACTaacaaaaaagtaagtttccacaACCATCTGGAAAGCCATAAACTTATAAATAAAGTTGACAAAACCCATGAGTTTACAGAATATACAAGGAGATACAGAGAGGCAAGCCCATTGAGTTCTAATAAACTGATATTGAGGGACAAGGAGCCTAAACTACACAAGTGCAAATACTGTGACTATGAGACTGCAGAACAGGGACTGCTGAATAGACATCTGCTTGCAGTTCACAGCAAGAATTTTCCTCATGTTTGTGTTGAGTGTGGGAAAGGATTCCGTCATCCATCTGAGCTTAAAAAGCATATGAGGACCCACACAGGGGAAAAGCCATACCAGTGTCAGCACTGTGTCTTCAGATGTGCTGATCAATCCAATCTGAAAACACACATAAAAACCAAACATGGGACTGATTTACCATTTAAATGTGAGCATTGTCCCCAAGCATTCACAGATGAAAAAGAACTTCTTCAGCACACAGAGTTATTTCAAGGACATAAGACTCATCAGTGTCCACATTGTGACCATAAGAGCACCAACTCAAGCGACCTGAAACGACACATTATTTCAGTTCACACGAAGGACTTTCCCCACAAATGTGAGGTGTGCGAAAAAGGCTTCCATCGTCCATCTGAGCTCAAAAAGCATAGTGAAACCCACAAAGGTAAAAAGATACATCAGTGTAGGCACTGTGACTTTAAAACTTCAGATCCTTTTGTACTTAGTGGGCATATCCTCTCAGTTCACACCAAGGACCTGCCTTTTAAATGCAAAAGGTGCAAGAGAGGATTTAGGCAGCAAAACGAACTTAAGAAGCACATGAAGACCCACAGTGGAAGAAAAGTGTATCAGTGCCAGTATTGTGAATATAGCACTACGGATGCATCAGGCTTTAAACGGCATGTAATATCAATACACACAAAAGACTATCCACACAGGTGTGAATACTGCAAAAAGGGATTCCGTAGACCgtcagaaaaaaatcaacatataATGAGGCATCACAAAGAGGCCATAATGTAA
- the ZNF711 gene encoding zinc finger protein 711 isoform X3, whose amino-acid sequence MDDVGEKLDHIGSTPLKISTEVSHDDVSKDDGFGSEVIKVYIFKAEAEDDVEIGGTEIVTESDFHNGHSVAGVIEQGGVGRMQREKMVYMAVKDSSQEDEDISCAEIADEVYMEVIVGEEEATSLPDTQLEDTGVNKTFVPVAWAAAYGDERRLPRRYEDCQAAGNNLDTRLENKNGNAAQYLQICDSINTNRALKQKAKKRRRGETRQWQTAVIIGPDGQPLTVYPCHICGKKFKSRGFLKRHMKNHPDHMIKKKYQCTDCDFTTNKKVSFHNHLESHKLINKVDKTHEFTEYTRRYREASPLSSNKLILRDKEPKLHKCKYCDYETAEQGLLNRHLLAVHSKNFPHVCVECGKGFRHPSELKKHMRTHTGEKPYQCQHCVFRCADQSNLKTHIKTKHGTDLPFKCEHCPQAFTDEKELLQHTELFQGHKTHQCPHCDHKSTNSSDLKRHIISVHTKDFPHKCEVCEKGFHRPSELKKHSETHKGKKIHQCRHCDFKTSDPFVLSGHILSVHTKDLPFKCKRCKRGFRQQNELKKHMKTHSGRKVYQCQYCEYSTTDASGFKRHVISIHTKDYPHRCEYCKKGFRRPSEKNQHIMRHHKEAIM is encoded by the exons A tggatgATGTTGGAGAAAAATTAGACCATATTGGAagcacacctttaaaaatcagcactGAGGTTTCACACGATGATGTTTCTAAAGACGACGGGTTTGGTTCAGAAGTTATAAAAGTGTATATATTTAAAGCTGAAGCTGAGGATGACGTGGAAATAG GAGGAACAGAAATTGTCACAGAGAGTGACTTCCACAATGGACATTCTGTAGCTGGAGTAATTGAGCAGGGAGGTGTAGGCAGAATGCAGCGAGAGAAGATGGTTTACATGGCTGTTAAGGACTCTTCTCAGGAAGATGAAGATATTA GTTGTGCTGAAATAGCAGATGAAGTTTATATGGAAGTCATTGTAGGTGAAGAGGAAGCAACATCACTTCCTGACACACAACTTGAAGACACCGGTGTGAATAAAACTTTTGTTCCTGTTGCTTGGGCTGCTGCTTATG GAGATGAAAGAAGACTGCCCAGAAGGTATGAAGACTGTCAAGCAGCAG GAAATAACTTGGATACACgattagaaaacaaaaatggtAATGCAGCACAGTACCTGCAAATCTGTGATAGCATTAACACAAATAGAGCGCTTAAACAAAAAGccaagaagaggaggaggggagaaaccaGGCAGTGGCAAACAG CTGTTATAATAGGTCCTGATGGACAGCCCTTAACTGTCTACCCTTGTCACATATGTGGGAAAAAATTTAAATCCAGAGGATTCCTGAAAAGGCATATGAAGAACCACCCAGATCATATGATTAAGAAGAAATACCAGTGTACGGACTGTGACTTTACAACTaacaaaaaagtaagtttccacaACCATCTGGAAAGCCATAAACTTATAAATAAAGTTGACAAAACCCATGAGTTTACAGAATATACAAGGAGATACAGAGAGGCAAGCCCATTGAGTTCTAATAAACTGATATTGAGGGACAAGGAGCCTAAACTACACAAGTGCAAATACTGTGACTATGAGACTGCAGAACAGGGACTGCTGAATAGACATCTGCTTGCAGTTCACAGCAAGAATTTTCCTCATGTTTGTGTTGAGTGTGGGAAAGGATTCCGTCATCCATCTGAGCTTAAAAAGCATATGAGGACCCACACAGGGGAAAAGCCATACCAGTGTCAGCACTGTGTCTTCAGATGTGCTGATCAATCCAATCTGAAAACACACATAAAAACCAAACATGGGACTGATTTACCATTTAAATGTGAGCATTGTCCCCAAGCATTCACAGATGAAAAAGAACTTCTTCAGCACACAGAGTTATTTCAAGGACATAAGACTCATCAGTGTCCACATTGTGACCATAAGAGCACCAACTCAAGCGACCTGAAACGACACATTATTTCAGTTCACACGAAGGACTTTCCCCACAAATGTGAGGTGTGCGAAAAAGGCTTCCATCGTCCATCTGAGCTCAAAAAGCATAGTGAAACCCACAAAGGTAAAAAGATACATCAGTGTAGGCACTGTGACTTTAAAACTTCAGATCCTTTTGTACTTAGTGGGCATATCCTCTCAGTTCACACCAAGGACCTGCCTTTTAAATGCAAAAGGTGCAAGAGAGGATTTAGGCAGCAAAACGAACTTAAGAAGCACATGAAGACCCACAGTGGAAGAAAAGTGTATCAGTGCCAGTATTGTGAATATAGCACTACGGATGCATCAGGCTTTAAACGGCATGTAATATCAATACACACAAAAGACTATCCACACAGGTGTGAATACTGCAAAAAGGGATTCCGTAGACCgtcagaaaaaaatcaacatataATGAGGCATCACAAAGAGGCCATAATGTAA